A genomic region of Jeotgalibaca ciconiae contains the following coding sequences:
- a CDS encoding ECF transporter S component encodes MAKQRFDAKRVALLSLLTAMCYVGRIIFQFLPNVQPMTAILIILTLHLSIVDGLIVASLSLVLSNFLLGMGPWTFMQLASFSVLILLTGIVMKPLYPQHSRWIFVIFSFLSGMLYGFVISLMNVQFYGIASFWGYYFYGLPFDFAHALGTAGFYLLLEPVLAKLFKKAL; translated from the coding sequence ACCGCGATGTGTTATGTAGGAAGAATTATTTTTCAGTTCTTGCCGAATGTCCAGCCCATGACAGCCATTCTAATTATTCTCACACTGCATCTCAGTATTGTGGATGGTTTAATAGTGGCATCTTTGTCCCTTGTTCTTTCTAATTTTTTATTAGGGATGGGTCCGTGGACATTTATGCAGTTGGCAAGTTTTTCTGTCTTGATCTTATTGACGGGTATAGTCATGAAGCCATTGTATCCACAACATTCTCGATGGATTTTTGTAATTTTTTCATTCTTATCTGGAATGTTGTATGGCTTTGTTATCTCGCTTATGAATGTCCAGTTTTATGGGATTGCCAGTTTTTGGGGATATTATTTTTATGGACTGCCTTTTGATTTTGCTCATGCATTGGGAACTGCAGGCTTTTATTTATTATTGGAGCCGGTATTAGCGAAACTATTCAAAAAAGCGCTATAG
- a CDS encoding pyridoxamine 5'-phosphate oxidase family protein, protein MKEEKWTQKEKIKKIIALTKDIKIALFTTIAPEGIVTRPMVTQQTEFDGVLWFFTFEDTAKIEEIRENSNVNIAYADKKDTFVSIRGTAEVVKDDAKKEALWNKAYEAVFDTHYDDPKLVLIKVQVESAEFWESGSTLKTAFRFVTNMLGKDHKDLGTNETVEFDE, encoded by the coding sequence ATGAAGGAAGAAAAATGGACACAAAAAGAAAAAATCAAAAAAATTATAGCTCTCACAAAAGACATCAAAATCGCCTTGTTTACCACGATCGCTCCTGAAGGAATTGTCACTCGTCCAATGGTGACTCAACAGACGGAGTTTGATGGCGTTTTATGGTTTTTTACTTTTGAAGACACTGCTAAAATTGAAGAAATTCGCGAAAATTCTAATGTAAATATTGCCTATGCAGATAAGAAAGATACATTTGTTTCTATTCGTGGTACTGCTGAAGTAGTTAAGGATGATGCAAAAAAAGAGGCGCTATGGAATAAAGCCTATGAAGCAGTCTTTGATACACATTACGATGATCCCAAACTTGTCTTAATTAAAGTACAGGTAGAATCTGCGGAGTTTTGGGAATCAGGCAGTACGCTGAAGACAGCATTCCGTTTTGTCACCAACATGCTGGGTAAGGATCATAAAGATTTGGGAACAAACGAGACAGTAGAATTTGATGAGTAA
- a CDS encoding ABC transporter substrate-binding protein gives MKKGKVLGTLATLTFLSACAAFTPGGGDEGSVDTSTTGTDTSGETVDTGDRIELDFWTFWGSEVRRPIIEKIINDFNESQDEIFVKHSYNPFGDIWTKELAQIAAGNPPDVVINDINATALRGQKQQAESLTPFLEKEDISDWFYPELWDATLYEGDSYGIPFTTDTRILYYNKDMFEEVGLDPEAPPTTWDELEEYARKLDIQENGETSRMGFYPLYGIGTDVWMMNSAGHNFFDEDGNPNVDNEENAAALEWILTWKEHYGENTVNRYQAQIDSGQANPFFTEDLAMIAQTGTFYAQIKQYAPDLNLGVAYLPEREEGSGHTSWGGGFVAEIPKGAKNPEASWEFLKYLGDVHAQEIWATENFDNVANIEAAEKSVTNEIFDEKDSSVYQIAVENMEHTILTPVPLTVPDFGDTLNPILDNIILGRTSVEDGLREAQEALERLVESNQ, from the coding sequence ATGAAGAAGGGTAAAGTTTTGGGTACGTTGGCGACCCTTACATTTCTCTCGGCTTGCGCGGCGTTTACACCAGGCGGAGGAGATGAGGGTTCTGTAGACACATCGACAACCGGCACAGATACTTCAGGAGAAACGGTAGATACAGGAGACCGTATCGAATTGGATTTTTGGACATTCTGGGGTTCGGAAGTAAGAAGGCCTATTATTGAAAAAATCATCAATGATTTTAATGAATCACAAGATGAAATTTTTGTAAAACATAGTTATAATCCTTTCGGCGATATTTGGACAAAAGAATTAGCACAAATCGCTGCAGGAAATCCACCCGATGTTGTTATTAATGATATTAATGCAACAGCACTCCGCGGACAAAAACAACAGGCTGAAAGTCTAACCCCATTCTTAGAAAAAGAAGATATTTCGGATTGGTTCTATCCTGAATTGTGGGATGCAACTCTTTACGAAGGAGATTCTTATGGTATTCCATTCACAACAGATACAAGGATTCTCTATTACAATAAAGATATGTTCGAGGAAGTAGGGCTTGATCCAGAAGCGCCTCCAACTACATGGGATGAATTAGAAGAATATGCGCGTAAACTAGATATCCAAGAAAATGGTGAGACAAGTCGCATGGGCTTCTATCCGCTATACGGAATTGGGACAGATGTTTGGATGATGAACTCTGCCGGACATAACTTCTTTGATGAAGATGGTAATCCAAACGTTGATAATGAAGAGAATGCTGCTGCGCTGGAATGGATTCTTACTTGGAAAGAGCATTATGGGGAAAATACAGTGAATCGTTATCAAGCTCAGATCGATTCTGGACAAGCAAATCCTTTCTTCACTGAGGACTTGGCTATGATTGCTCAAACCGGGACTTTCTACGCACAGATCAAGCAGTACGCGCCTGATCTGAATTTAGGTGTCGCTTATTTACCTGAAAGAGAAGAGGGAAGTGGACATACAAGTTGGGGCGGCGGGTTCGTTGCTGAGATTCCTAAAGGAGCGAAAAATCCAGAAGCTTCATGGGAATTCTTGAAATATCTAGGTGATGTCCATGCTCAAGAGATTTGGGCAACGGAGAACTTTGATAACGTAGCGAATATCGAAGCAGCGGAAAAATCAGTTACGAATGAAATTTTTGATGAAAAGGATAGCTCCGTTTATCAAATTGCTGTTGAAAACATGGAGCATACAATTTTGACGCCTGTTCCTCTTACGGTTCCAGATTTTGGTGATACATTGAATCCAATCTTAGACAATATTATTTTGGGACGTACATCCGTAGAAGATGGATTACGAGAAGCGCAGGAAGCACTAGAAAGACTTGTAGAGAGCAACCAATAA
- a CDS encoding carbohydrate ABC transporter permease, which produces MSKEGVYVNKKKKRRISKKDRAEERQGYLFILPWIIGFIIFTAGPLLFSLYGSFTNYDITSRMDFVGFANYERLFSFDQLFKTSLYNTIYYVIFTVPITTVGAIFVSVLLNQDIPGMRFFRTAYYLPAVLSGVGVYILWMQLLDPSTGMVNLVLGWFGINGPNWLTDPSWTKNALILMKVWGVGGGMLMYLSSMQGISKTLYEAADIDGATTFQKFFKITIPMISPVIFFDVITSTIGGFQIFQEAYVMSVGGDGGPANSMLFYNLYMWNQAFESFNMGYAMAMSWILFAIIMVLTVINLRLGPRWVHYTGGEE; this is translated from the coding sequence ATGAGTAAAGAAGGAGTGTACGTGAATAAAAAGAAAAAAAGAAGAATTAGTAAAAAGGACCGAGCGGAAGAAAGACAAGGTTATTTATTTATTCTTCCTTGGATTATTGGTTTTATTATTTTTACGGCTGGTCCTCTGTTATTTTCACTATATGGCAGTTTTACCAATTATGATATTACTTCCAGAATGGACTTTGTAGGATTTGCAAACTATGAACGACTATTTTCTTTTGATCAGCTATTTAAAACTTCGTTATATAATACCATCTACTATGTTATTTTCACTGTACCCATTACGACTGTTGGAGCAATTTTTGTATCGGTACTATTAAACCAAGATATTCCCGGCATGCGGTTTTTCAGAACAGCGTACTATTTACCAGCTGTTTTGTCGGGGGTAGGAGTTTATATTCTATGGATGCAACTTTTGGATCCCTCTACTGGGATGGTTAATCTTGTATTAGGCTGGTTTGGGATAAATGGCCCCAATTGGCTTACAGATCCAAGCTGGACAAAAAACGCTCTTATTTTAATGAAAGTTTGGGGCGTGGGCGGCGGGATGCTGATGTACTTATCAAGTATGCAAGGAATTAGCAAAACGTTGTATGAAGCTGCAGATATTGATGGGGCAACTACTTTTCAAAAGTTTTTCAAGATCACCATTCCCATGATTTCACCAGTTATTTTCTTTGATGTAATAACGAGTACGATCGGTGGATTCCAAATTTTCCAAGAAGCTTATGTAATGTCGGTGGGCGGCGACGGCGGCCCAGCAAATTCTATGCTTTTTTACAATCTGTATATGTGGAATCAAGCATTTGAAAGCTTCAATATGGGTTATGCAATGGCCATGTCCTGGATACTCTTTGCGATTATTATGGTGCTTACGGTTATCAATCTCCGTTTAGGGCCAAGATGGGTGCACTACACGGGAGGTGAGGAGTAA
- a CDS encoding carbohydrate ABC transporter permease gives MARVLKRKHTPNQTPTVIKMINIVLLLAGSLMLISPLWWMISTSLKSMMEIMAGDSTFFPKEWHFENYVNTWNAVPFDRYTMNTLLITLLSVVGNVIVNSFVAYGFARIRFRGKGLLFGLVLSTMMIPGFVTLIPQYILFARLRWVNTYLPLVVPQFFGNAFNIFLLRQFYRGIPEELLEAAKIEGATHFYIWRKIAIPMVRPALATVAIGAFNGAWNDFLGPLLYVNNENLYTIQIGLQSFKEQSSSQWNYLMAGSLLAMLPVLILFFFFQKYFIQGANITGTSQVDK, from the coding sequence ATGGCGAGAGTATTGAAACGTAAACATACGCCGAATCAAACGCCAACCGTTATAAAAATGATTAATATTGTGCTGTTGTTGGCGGGGTCCTTGATGCTTATCTCTCCTCTATGGTGGATGATTTCTACCTCGCTGAAATCGATGATGGAGATTATGGCTGGAGATTCTACTTTCTTCCCAAAGGAATGGCATTTTGAAAATTATGTCAATACGTGGAACGCGGTGCCATTTGATCGCTATACAATGAATACATTGCTCATCACACTTCTTTCTGTAGTTGGGAATGTTATAGTGAATTCTTTTGTAGCCTACGGGTTTGCCCGTATTCGTTTCAGAGGAAAAGGGTTATTGTTTGGCTTGGTACTATCAACCATGATGATTCCTGGCTTTGTTACTTTGATTCCACAGTATATTTTGTTTGCACGATTAAGATGGGTGAATACTTATTTGCCGTTGGTCGTTCCCCAATTTTTCGGAAATGCTTTTAATATCTTTCTTTTAAGACAATTTTACCGTGGAATCCCAGAAGAATTGTTGGAAGCCGCTAAAATTGAAGGAGCAACACATTTTTATATTTGGCGTAAAATTGCCATACCAATGGTGCGTCCGGCGTTGGCTACTGTAGCGATAGGTGCCTTTAATGGCGCTTGGAACGACTTTTTAGGACCATTGCTCTATGTTAATAACGAGAACTTGTATACCATCCAGATTGGACTGCAATCATTTAAGGAACAAAGCAGCAGCCAGTGGAATTACTTAATGGCAGGATCGTTGTTAGCGATGCTTCCCGTCTTGATTTTATTTTTCTTTTTCCAAAAATACTTTATTCAAGGAGCCAATATTACTGGTACAAGCCAAGTTGATAAATAA
- a CDS encoding coenzyme F420-0:L-glutamate ligase, whose protein sequence is MERVVGTVVRGLRSPIIHNGDNIEEIVVDTVLNASEIEGFSFRDRDIVSITESIVARAQGNYATVDQIAIDVQAKFGDDTIGVIFPILSRNRFSICLRGIAKGAKKVVLMLSYPSDEVGNHLVSLDSLDEKGVNPWTDVLSEKEFREHFGYKKHTFTGVDYIEYYKSIVEESGAECEVIFSNNAKSILDYTKSVLTCDIHSRFRSKKILKENGAEKVFSLDNILSEPVNGGGYNEMYGLLGSNKATEDSVKLFPRNSQPIVDNIQRMLKEKTGKSIEVMVYGDGAFKDPVGKIWELADPVVSPAYTPGLDGIPNEIKLKYLADNNFADLQGEELKQAISQFIINKDENLMGSMEAQGTTPRQLTDLIGSLSDLTSGSGDKGTPIVFIQGYFDNYTK, encoded by the coding sequence TTGGAAAGAGTAGTTGGAACTGTTGTTAGAGGTCTTCGTAGCCCCATCATCCACAACGGAGATAATATTGAAGAAATTGTGGTGGACACAGTATTAAATGCTTCTGAAATAGAAGGTTTCTCATTCCGAGACAGAGATATCGTTTCTATCACAGAATCAATTGTCGCTCGTGCACAAGGAAACTATGCAACAGTTGATCAAATTGCAATAGACGTTCAAGCAAAATTCGGTGATGATACGATAGGCGTTATCTTCCCTATTCTAAGCCGAAATCGCTTTTCGATTTGCTTACGCGGCATCGCAAAAGGAGCAAAAAAAGTTGTTCTCATGCTCAGTTATCCTTCTGATGAAGTAGGAAATCACTTAGTAAGTCTTGATTCATTAGATGAAAAAGGCGTAAATCCTTGGACAGATGTTTTATCCGAAAAAGAATTCCGTGAACATTTTGGTTATAAAAAACATACCTTTACAGGTGTCGATTACATCGAATACTATAAATCCATTGTTGAAGAATCTGGTGCTGAATGCGAAGTGATTTTCTCAAATAATGCTAAATCAATTTTAGATTATACAAAAAGTGTATTGACGTGTGATATTCACAGTCGCTTCCGTTCAAAGAAAATATTAAAAGAAAATGGCGCTGAAAAAGTATTTAGTTTAGATAATATTTTATCTGAACCTGTAAACGGCGGCGGTTATAACGAGATGTATGGATTACTTGGTTCAAATAAAGCAACAGAAGACAGCGTAAAATTGTTCCCACGTAACTCTCAGCCAATCGTTGATAATATTCAAAGAATGTTAAAGGAAAAAACCGGAAAAAGTATTGAAGTAATGGTATATGGAGACGGAGCGTTTAAAGATCCAGTTGGTAAAATTTGGGAACTGGCTGATCCAGTTGTTTCTCCTGCATACACTCCAGGACTTGACGGCATTCCAAACGAAATCAAATTAAAATATTTAGCAGATAATAATTTTGCTGATTTACAAGGCGAGGAATTAAAACAAGCAATCTCACAATTTATTATCAATAAAGATGAAAACTTAATGGGCTCAATGGAAGCTCAAGGAACAACACCACGTCAATTAACAGACCTAATTGGTTCCCTGTCAGATTTAACGTCTGGTAGTGGTGACAAAGGAACTCCAATTGTGTTTATCCAAGGATACTTTGATAATTATACGAAGTAA
- a CDS encoding sulfurtransferase gives MEFIVNKEWLVQQLENKLVKIVDCRFVMGEPDRGREMYRESHIPGAYYFDLEEQMSNAVEEHGGRHPLPDVEEFRKELEKVGINKETTIVAYDEGEGQYAARFWWLASYLGHDRVFVLDEGFHGWKEADYPTDNELPKKESTSFPVDIQEDMLVTHEDVKKIAESNDKLAVLIDSRSKERYLGKEEPIDKIAGRIPGSINFDWEENIREGSFKKLEVLKDRFSDIKKEEPIVVYCGSGVTATVNYLVLKWLGFSDVKLYAGSYSDWISYEENSIEKGD, from the coding sequence ATGGAATTTATCGTAAATAAAGAGTGGCTCGTTCAACAATTGGAAAACAAACTCGTGAAGATTGTAGATTGTCGTTTTGTAATGGGAGAGCCTGATAGAGGCAGAGAAATGTATAGAGAGAGCCATATTCCTGGAGCATATTATTTTGACTTGGAAGAGCAGATGTCAAATGCTGTCGAAGAACACGGTGGGAGACATCCTTTGCCGGATGTAGAAGAATTCCGTAAAGAGCTTGAAAAAGTGGGGATCAACAAGGAGACTACGATTGTAGCCTATGATGAGGGTGAGGGGCAATATGCGGCGCGTTTTTGGTGGTTAGCTTCCTATCTAGGACATGATCGAGTATTTGTCTTGGATGAAGGTTTTCATGGATGGAAAGAGGCCGATTATCCAACTGATAATGAACTGCCCAAAAAAGAATCAACCTCCTTTCCAGTAGACATTCAAGAAGATATGTTAGTAACTCACGAAGATGTTAAGAAAATTGCAGAATCAAACGATAAACTTGCTGTATTAATTGATTCACGATCAAAAGAACGTTACCTAGGTAAGGAAGAACCGATTGATAAAATAGCTGGGCGAATACCAGGATCCATTAATTTTGATTGGGAAGAGAATATTCGGGAAGGCTCCTTTAAAAAGCTGGAAGTGTTGAAAGATCGTTTTTCAGATATCAAAAAAGAAGAACCGATTGTTGTCTACTGTGGTTCTGGCGTAACGGCAACTGTTAATTATTTAGTTTTGAAGTGGCTTGGGTTTTCAGACGTTAAGTTGTATGCAGGTAGTTATAGTGATTGGATTTCTTATGAAGAGAATTCAATTGAAAAAGGGGACTGA
- a CDS encoding VOC family protein, with translation MLLDAYPYLIFDGEAQEAFDFYAEVLNAENLGLTKFKDMPAVPDSQPLSDEAQNLVMNATLQLPNGSYLMFSDTFPVMPYSKGNNVSITLVYDTLEETKATFDKLAEGGEIQMELQETFWSPLYGNLTDKFWVEWQLSTEEEETPSIDIQE, from the coding sequence ATGTTGTTAGATGCTTATCCATATTTAATTTTTGACGGGGAAGCTCAAGAAGCGTTCGATTTCTATGCAGAAGTTTTAAACGCTGAAAATCTGGGTTTAACCAAATTCAAAGACATGCCTGCAGTTCCCGATAGTCAGCCACTATCTGATGAAGCACAGAATTTAGTAATGAATGCTACGTTGCAATTACCAAATGGCAGTTATTTAATGTTTTCAGATACATTTCCCGTAATGCCTTATTCAAAAGGCAATAACGTGTCGATTACACTGGTGTATGATACATTGGAAGAAACGAAAGCAACATTTGATAAATTGGCAGAGGGTGGAGAAATTCAAATGGAACTTCAAGAAACTTTCTGGAGCCCTTTATACGGGAATTTGACTGATAAATTTTGGGTAGAATGGCAACTATCAACGGAGGAAGAAGAAACTCCTTCCATAGATATACAAGAATAA
- a CDS encoding YczE/YyaS/YitT family protein encodes MNSKKIVRVFLSFIGVLFIGLAVGFMRLGNLGADSFSTFNLGLSSFFGVQFGTYMIFSNAIGLILVFLTARHLIGIGTLFNIVLVGYISDFLVHLITSYFGEANSFWLRLLISALGILVLAFGASVYIVAGQGVAPYDALPIIIEEKSKGRVSFQTARVVSDILCISIGFFFGATVGITTIVAGFFMGPIMQFFRTKFTSLLKEFETKKDNHTSKMDSVKI; translated from the coding sequence ATGAATTCAAAAAAAATTGTTCGAGTTTTTCTTTCCTTTATCGGGGTCCTTTTTATTGGATTGGCTGTGGGGTTCATGCGACTTGGAAACCTTGGAGCGGATTCTTTTTCAACATTTAATTTAGGTTTAAGTAGTTTTTTCGGTGTTCAGTTCGGCACCTATATGATTTTTTCCAATGCTATTGGATTAATTTTAGTTTTTTTGACAGCTCGCCACTTAATCGGAATTGGAACATTATTTAATATTGTATTAGTAGGATATATTTCAGATTTTTTAGTTCATCTGATAACTAGTTACTTTGGTGAAGCAAATTCATTCTGGCTTCGTCTTCTTATCTCAGCTCTTGGCATTTTGGTATTGGCATTTGGAGCGTCCGTATATATTGTTGCTGGGCAAGGAGTTGCTCCTTACGATGCTTTGCCAATTATTATTGAAGAAAAATCTAAGGGACGCGTTTCGTTCCAAACGGCTCGTGTTGTTTCTGATATTCTATGTATCTCGATTGGATTCTTTTTCGGTGCAACAGTAGGAATTACTACCATCGTTGCGGGGTTCTTTATGGGGCCGATCATGCAATTTTTCCGTACAAAGTTCACAAGTTTGTTAAAGGAATTTGAAACAAAAAAGGATAATCATACTAGCAAGATGGACAGTGTAAAAATTTAA
- a CDS encoding MFS transporter, protein MDSPNLQENKYHKAKQWEIAFFSLNNSATNLYLFAFGFLTYYATGIAGFATLLVGNLLGAARLFDGIIDPTIGIIMDKFNTRWGKFRPLMLFSNIGLVLSFILLFSTHYFSGVLQVAVFLIALVFHKIVYSVQQTVTKAAQPALTNDPSQRPLFSIYDTVFSSIGVFAMGQVIVSNFLAPRHGGEFNQAFFTEFLLGVMIISAVLTTLAIIGIRRKDRTEYFGLGEITVATKSLQDYWSVIKGNTPLITLALCGGLMKFIAQLLSDQAFLVILFGIVLGNYRLSGQLSLWQIIPNLLIVILFTRLATRKDLKASYTVSIVVAMLSTLTMLLILWTSGDTTQIFTNGGFIAILFGVAYVAMKVTATYPSSIVLTMSADISDFETSRSGRFVSGLIGTVFSLTDSIASSLAPIFIGFVVAGIGYKNAYPDASEPLTGNILNGVLILLGIPLVLYFLVFVLIRKYPLNREAMEKVQIAIAEKKREDLYE, encoded by the coding sequence ATGGATTCACCAAATTTACAAGAAAACAAGTATCACAAAGCCAAACAATGGGAGATTGCTTTTTTCTCATTAAACAACTCTGCAACGAACTTATATTTATTTGCTTTTGGATTTTTAACTTATTATGCAACAGGTATCGCTGGGTTTGCAACATTGTTAGTAGGTAACCTGTTAGGTGCTGCTCGTCTTTTCGACGGTATTATTGACCCAACAATCGGTATCATTATGGACAAATTCAATACACGATGGGGTAAGTTCCGACCACTAATGCTTTTCTCTAATATCGGTTTGGTTCTTTCTTTCATTCTTTTATTTAGTACACATTACTTTAGTGGTGTTTTACAAGTTGCAGTTTTCTTAATTGCACTCGTGTTCCATAAAATTGTTTACTCTGTTCAGCAAACAGTTACTAAAGCTGCTCAACCAGCTTTAACAAACGATCCAAGTCAACGTCCATTGTTCTCGATTTATGATACGGTTTTCAGTTCAATCGGTGTGTTTGCAATGGGGCAAGTGATTGTTTCTAACTTTTTGGCACCAAGACATGGTGGAGAATTTAATCAAGCATTCTTTACTGAATTCTTACTAGGTGTCATGATTATTTCTGCTGTTTTAACAACACTTGCTATTATTGGTATTAGACGTAAAGATCGTACGGAATACTTTGGTTTAGGTGAAATTACAGTTGCAACAAAATCATTGCAAGATTATTGGTCAGTAATTAAGGGAAATACTCCTTTAATTACACTTGCATTATGTGGTGGCTTAATGAAGTTTATTGCTCAATTATTAAGTGACCAAGCCTTTTTAGTTATCCTGTTCGGTATTGTTTTAGGTAACTATCGTTTGTCAGGACAATTATCATTATGGCAAATCATTCCTAACTTACTAATTGTTATTTTGTTCACTCGTTTAGCAACTCGCAAAGATTTGAAAGCGTCTTATACAGTGTCTATCGTAGTCGCAATGCTTTCTACTTTAACGATGCTTCTCATTTTGTGGACTTCCGGAGACACAACTCAAATCTTTACAAATGGCGGTTTTATAGCTATTTTGTTTGGTGTAGCATATGTTGCTATGAAAGTAACAGCTACTTATCCCTCCTCTATTGTACTAACAATGTCTGCAGATATTTCTGACTTTGAAACATCACGTTCAGGTCGTTTCGTTTCAGGATTAATCGGAACCGTGTTTTCACTAACAGACTCAATTGCTTCATCTTTAGCACCGATCTTTATCGGTTTTGTAGTTGCGGGTATTGGATATAAAAACGCTTATCCTGATGCGTCTGAGCCTTTAACGGGTAATATATTAAATGGTGTATTGATCCTATTAGGGATTCCGCTTGTTCTTTACTTCCTTGTATTCGTATTGATTCGCAAATATCCACTTAATAGAGAAGCAATGGAAAAAGTACAAATTGCAATCGCAGAGAAGAAAAGAGAAGATTTATACGAGTAG
- a CDS encoding AraC family transcriptional regulator: MAPSENVYSILSLDTGTSEILSTEYIEKSWERDNLLLRAVQTGNKDLLKEASALITKEEDRLYYYGNPIIASDMLRTRKNGMIIRNTICRVAAGLGGVPPLYLHLISEKYGMLIAQANSIDYLVDYLSEEMFDEYCDLVANFSASHYSSLIKDLVVYISNHLQQELSVSELAGIFHVNASHLSRKFKKETGYTISEYINRQKVDAAKLLFSRGHSSVTNVASMMGFNSSSYFSKIFKKLTDESPADYIKRVKNS; the protein is encoded by the coding sequence ATGGCTCCATCTGAAAACGTGTATAGCATTCTGTCTTTAGATACAGGAACAAGTGAGATTTTATCCACAGAATATATTGAAAAATCCTGGGAACGAGATAATCTTCTTCTTCGAGCAGTTCAGACAGGAAACAAAGATCTCCTAAAGGAAGCATCTGCCTTGATTACTAAAGAAGAAGACCGCTTATACTATTATGGAAACCCAATTATCGCATCTGATATGCTTCGAACAAGAAAGAACGGTATGATTATTCGAAATACAATTTGTCGTGTTGCTGCTGGCTTAGGTGGTGTTCCTCCATTATACCTGCATCTAATTTCTGAAAAGTATGGAATGCTGATTGCGCAGGCGAATTCGATTGATTATTTGGTAGACTATTTATCGGAAGAAATGTTCGATGAATATTGCGATCTCGTTGCGAATTTTTCTGCCTCCCATTATTCATCACTGATTAAAGATCTTGTTGTATATATCAGCAATCACTTACAACAAGAACTTTCAGTCTCCGAGTTAGCCGGCATATTCCATGTAAATGCTTCTCATCTATCCAGAAAATTTAAAAAAGAGACAGGGTATACCATAAGTGAATATATTAATCGTCAAAAAGTTGATGCAGCGAAATTGTTATTTTCTCGTGGACATTCATCAGTGACAAATGTAGCTTCCATGATGGGCTTTAATAGCAGTTCTTATTTTAGCAAGATATTCAAAAAGCTTACCGATGAATCTCCTGCTGATTATATTAAACGTGTGAAAAATTCATAG
- a CDS encoding DUF72 domain-containing protein, whose protein sequence is MIQIGLTGWSDHDLICPNPKRKLEDYAAHFPVVELDTSFYAIPSEKNINSWIQKTPDVFQFIPKAYAALTKHKDWHQEFDSIKKMFEIYKKAFEPMIMSGKVKAFLFQFPPNFTCNREHVEYMRLIRRLMRDLPIAVEFRHRSWYSEEFKEGTLNFLREMAFIHVVVDQPQTPNNSVPFTPIATNSDKTIIRLHGRNYEGWLGEDAENWRAVRTLYNYRDDELEEFKQTALALVNDSKEVTVIFNNNSGGHAAQNAKDLQKMLGIDFEGLGPRQLGLF, encoded by the coding sequence TTGATTCAAATTGGGCTCACTGGGTGGTCAGATCATGATTTAATCTGCCCTAACCCCAAAAGAAAATTAGAAGATTATGCTGCTCACTTCCCCGTGGTTGAATTGGATACCAGTTTTTATGCAATTCCTTCCGAGAAAAATATAAATAGTTGGATTCAAAAAACACCGGATGTCTTTCAGTTCATTCCTAAGGCATATGCTGCTCTTACGAAGCACAAAGATTGGCATCAGGAGTTCGATTCAATAAAAAAAATGTTTGAAATTTACAAAAAAGCTTTTGAACCAATGATTATGAGCGGAAAAGTAAAAGCCTTCCTTTTTCAATTCCCTCCAAATTTCACCTGCAATAGAGAGCATGTAGAATATATGAGACTTATCCGCAGGTTAATGAGAGATTTACCAATTGCTGTTGAATTCCGCCACCGAAGTTGGTACAGTGAGGAATTCAAAGAAGGAACATTAAATTTCCTTAGAGAAATGGCATTTATTCACGTTGTCGTTGATCAGCCGCAGACACCGAATAATTCTGTACCTTTTACACCCATAGCAACAAATTCAGATAAAACGATCATCCGCTTACATGGACGTAACTATGAAGGTTGGTTAGGTGAAGACGCAGAAAACTGGAGAGCGGTTAGGACTTTGTACAATTACCGAGATGATGAACTGGAAGAATTCAAACAAACGGCACTTGCTCTAGTGAATGATTCAAAAGAAGTGACCGTTATTTTTAACAATAATTCTGGAGGGCATGCTGCTCAAAATGCGAAAGATCTACAAAAAATGCTTGGGATTGATTTTGAAGGCTTAGGTCCCAGACAGCTAGGTTTATTCTAG